In Tachysurus vachellii isolate PV-2020 chromosome 12, HZAU_Pvac_v1, whole genome shotgun sequence, the DNA window ggttacacacacagctgtgtgcaGTATTTTGTGTGAACCTTAGGTTTAGACACCTGATCAAACTGCATTGTACTTGGACCCACAAGTATAATACTTTCTGTATTGAAAAAACGTCCTTCTGACCCAGTGTTACACTGATCTGAATATATGCCTGTTCTACTTTTTCAGGAGTCGCCTAGTGACTGTTGGGGGAATTTTCCAAGTGGGAAACTGGAGTGAGCAGAACAATTCTATTGACCACAAATTCATTTGGGAAAGAGCCTGTGCCCTGGAGCCCAGCTTAAAAGTAAGAGAATTATAGTATGTTCTAGTCAGTTCATCCATCACAATCCAATCATATCTAATCGAATCATATATATACATCTAGGGTTTCAACAACTAATCAACAAATTTGACacaattcaaaaataaaaatagcagactgtaaattttattattgattagTTGGTATGTCTTATGAATCACATCATGCCATTTTTATAGCAAAATTAACAAAGTTATTTGAATAAATCTTAAGtggctaaatatttttttatgtttataacaGCTACATCATTTCATATTCTTAACATATCCAGtatcttttaaatatatgttATCCGTCATCACATTCAAGTTGCCGTCTTGCTTTTGGGTCCCATGGAATCCCAAAAACATGATTGCAGGCATTTTTAACTATACTGTAGGTATCAACCCCAAAGTTCTTGAGACAATTTCATAGACAAGTTTATTTTGGAATTTTTCCCATTCCATGCGTTTTATTTCATGGAGTTGTGGTGTTTTCTATAGTTAAGTTAATCTGTTAAGGgtaagtttttgtttgtttgtttgttttaagtgGATTAGAAATTGCCTaactttttaaaagaaatttccTGTCTCCTGATGCACCTGATATTGTTAAATATACGAAGTGAACAAGAATGTTCTTCATGAAATATCTTGCTTCCAAACTCTCTGTAAAATCTTTCCAGATTTTTGATGAACTCAAATATTCGTTCAGATCTAGTCAAACTTGCATTATGACCTACTCTCAACTTTGTTTCAAATAGTTGGATTGGTACGTGCATATTTGTGCATACTGTATTTGTTTGCCTTGTCAGCATGCGCGCATAGTTGAGGACTGGACAGGTCTCAGACCTGTACGCAGTAAAGTCAGGCTGGAGAGAGAGACCATGGGTTACAGACCCAGCATGATCGAGGTGAGCTTTTATAGcacaaacatacagtaactgAGCTGCAAGGCAGAAATTGTGAAATCTAATTGGATTTATTTCAGGCTGTTCTGGTAAAACTTCATgattaaatgtctgtttttggGCAATGGTTTGAGACATAACCCTACTAATTTTTGTCATCAGAAATATGTTATAAGTTATAAGAGTAACTAACCTGGCTCACTgaaattccacaacatttaGTAAATATATCTATAAATTGATAGAATATAggatgttcattaataaattcaaaGGTAGTTGTTGGCAAACTGctatgaggaataaaacactttgaaacattctgtaataaaaaaacaagatgtgAGTAAAATTCATAAGtattaacaaattattttgttCAGTAAACATTCTAAGTTCcaatattttagaatttaagTTTTACTTAAATAAGCCACACAATCTAAACTTGATAatgcacattgttttttttttcttatatgcaCTACCAGGTAATCCATAACTATGGTCATGGGGGCTACGGACTGACGATCCATCGTGGCTGTGCTGAAGAAGCTGCCCGTCTTTTCGGTGAAATCTTGCAGCAGCAAGCTAAAGCAAGCCAAGCCAAATCCCGACTCTAATTCACCAGCTTTATAAGATGTAACTTGCCTGTTCTGAGTTGTTAATCCGTATACAGGTCTATTAGTCACACTGCTAGTGAAAACTTTGCAAATGATTCACTTTGCAATCTAAATCAGCATACAGAAATAGATTCTAAAGGTCTAATCCTACAGATTTTAACATGACACTATTTTAATAATATGGCTCAGTTTAATATGCCAGTCTTCAGTTAGTCATAATATGAAATGCATGACTAAATGAGACAAATCAATCAAGCAGTCCAATGATGcaataaatataattacaaaCACGAAGTTCTTTCATTTGAAATATAGTTTATTGTAGATACACATGGATAAAGTGTGGAGTAGGATATCTGCACGCACAGACACTAAATTCAGCACTAAATAGCTGATGGGTTTCCATCATGTATGTATGCAATCATTTCAACAAGATGAGTAAAACCGATCATTAATAAATCATGAATTCACTCACTGTACagctaaaaaaatcaaactaaaaACTTTAGTTACATCTGTGATTAACCCAAATTCCTGttaaaaaatacagtacaatatactGACAATAGATAACAAGAAAGCTAAAGATGAATTTTAATGATGTTGAGATGaactgaatgaatttaaaataatattttgtgaaatttgttttaaaaacttttcatCCCATGTATTCCATCAAAGAAAAGCCAAGTTTGATGTCCAACATTTATGActgttaatgaataaaatagaatttaatgtTACTCATATGTATttgtatgatgtgtgtttggAGGCCTTAAATTTACCCTGCCAGTttcaattatttcatttattatagacaaatataaataaaaattcaaactTTCCTTACAATCAtgggcagtgtaataaataactaCATTCAAGAAATAAAGGCTTTTGATATGCTCAAGCTTAATAAGCAAGGAATGTGTTCATATCCAAGTGATGGCAAGTGCTGTTTGGCTAAACACCCGGACTCACTAAATGCCTGCAAATGGCATTTAGAGATGTGCTGCTGTGACATGGTGGTTAAAAATAACAGCTTTGCTGTGCACAACAAATTTTCAATTTACTATTGGTGGTGAATGGGGTATGGGCCCTCCAGCTGAGAGTATGTGTGATTAAAATGTATCATTTATGCAGATTTGTGCTGCAAAGCTtggttttgtaataaaataaactccCCACTATTCCACTGTTTCTGTTCCAAAAgctttttactttaattattcCTGACACTAATCCCTTGCTTTGCACTGCTGCTAAACTCCATAAAGGTTAGTTTACTAGTTTGGATGTCCATCAAATTGCGGACGCCCCTTGAAACAAGAAGTAATGCACTTGTATATCCACACACGGCCACCCAAAAGCACCCTCGCTGTAGAGGTGAATATTCTTATTATGTTTTAGTTATTTGGACTGCAAATAGAGCCAACATATTTCCTCTTAATGGACAAGTGCTAAATATACAATTTTATCTCCTGACTCAATTCTAATCAGTCAGCTAATTTGTTTGGTGTCTCAAAATTTCTGTGTTAAAAATTTAGGAAGCTTACATAACGGTTTAGCACTGTGCAAATATTTTGGTTCTGTAATGCATGGTATTAAAATAAACTCTACAAATCAACCCATTTTATGATACAAATCATTTCTAATGTACAATTCTGCTGTCAGACTTATTGCAGGTGCTGCGGAATAAAGTGATTGAGCTTCAAGATGGCTGgttaacaggtttttttttttttaataaagtgtaGTCATTTTTGTTTAACAATGAATGTTTGCTGTTCGAAGGAAATTTGAGCAATCCTATCTGGTCCTGGAGTTACAAAAAATCTGCACCGTCTTAGTGAATTCCTTTTTGATAACTAGTTCTATGCAAAAGAGTGTATTATGGCTTCTGAGGCCAGAGTATAACATGTGCGTTCCATACCCAAGTCATTGTTAACCTTGAAAAAAATCCTACCTGAAACTGCTCTGTTGAGTATTGGTACATCCTTTAATAGCATAATTTGAAACACAGATGTATTGTTTGGCACATTTTGCACtgattactttatttactttatattaatAGGCTAGGCTACATTAAGGCTACATGACTGAAAAAAAGCAgttcaaaatgtttttgcacAGTGCAAAATGCTAGAAGCTTCTATTCTTTAGAAGCAATATACAGACACCAAACACTGCTAATTGCCCAACATTTTGGCCTAAATctcatttttgctttaattctTGGTTTATTCTCCCATAAGAGATCTTTAactctttaaaatgaaaaaggcTAAAAAGGTCAGCAAAGAAAAGTTGCAGAGATCTGTTTGCACAACTTCATGAGCATCATGCTAATCCTAATGGCCAACATTTTTGATTAATATCTGCATGAAGTAGACACTGAATGATGAACCTATCCACAGTGAACATTAGAGCATCTGAGATAATTAACAAAGGTGACTTAGTGTGAGTACAATCATCAGGCAGATATGTATGTGTCTGCTTTCAGTAGCTGGAATACTCACACATCCActatatgataaaataaaatccaaaaagcATTTGTcccactgaatcactgactcgCTGAAACAAGTAGTCTTATGTGACTACATGAATCATATGATTCATAATTCAGACTTTGATGCTTAACccattttcttcttcaaaaaaacaaaaacaaataaaacttctCTTTTGCCCCCTCTATCAGTCTCTTGGCCCCATTTTTTAACATACTTTTCTGCTATCATTTCCTTTCTCAGTCTTTTTACTGACTCTTGATTCTCTACTGACCCTCTGTCTATCAACCATTTTCTTCATCTGTCCTTTTTTTGCGCAGctcacttttttcccccattctgtCCTACCCTCTGTCCTCCTCTTTCATTGTTTGGGAGGTGGATGAGGAGTTAGAACGAGGGATGTAGTCTCTGCCCTTCATTTCCTGACCCCACTCTCTGTGGCTGGACTCCTGGAGGCCTCGGCCAGTCGTCTCTATGGGTAAAGCACATGAGGCCACAGCGGCAAGGAGGCAGCAGCAACAGTATACTGACAGAGTCAGATACACTGACCACTCCAacatcacctgaacacacacacacagtctcttaaCACAGCCACTTTTTCATTAGTCAGTTTTGCAGATTATCATATTTTAAGATGGACAGATGGTGTTGCTTGATTTAGGAATGGGGCTCTTTAAATGCCCTTTTAAGCATTATAATCacacattttataattaattcaaGGCAGTAAATTTCATGTGTTAACTTTTACATTTCAAAaattgcattttacatttaaaaaatgttatgctAACTATTATTGATATCCATTCCTCAGACACTTAGGATCTGTCATCTGACACCAGAATAAGAGATCGTATTAGGGCACCTGAGCCACGAAGGGTGTGATGAGAGCCCCAACACGGGCCATGCCACTGCTTGTGCCCAGACCTAGAGCTCGAGTCGCTGTCGGATATAcctatggagagagagagagagagagagagagagagagagtagaataTTTAAACTATGTAATAAGTAGTAAACTGCAGTATCGatgtatagtattttatatttccaaatacacaaactgtgtgtgtgaagatttgggaagaaaaaaaatctgcatgaaaaaaaaggataaagatttcaccaaaatgtgtttttttactgatttattttatttatttatttttttatttactttaaaccaAGTTGAATTCTATAGTAAAAAGGCAGTTAAAAAGTAAGGTGCTTACAGTAATTGCAGTTTGTAATTTTAGTGTTTGTAAATCAGAAACCAGCTGTCAAAATGTCAGTAACACAGAGAATGCTGAATTTATTGGTCATTATTTTCCCTAAAAAGAGCAAAGAGTAAACAGTTCAACCAACGTACTGTATATCTTGGATATTGAGACCTGGCTGAGAATTCACCCTTCCCTCCCAAAATACAAACCTATAAAATTCCTtgcagccatgctccaaaatctagtgaacAACCTTCACAGAATTATGACTTATAACAGCAAAATGGGGAACCATTGTtggaacaagaacaagaaataGTCAGGTAtccacatacctttggccatatagagtacaataaatacatttcgaGGATTTAGGAAGCAAAAAGGAACAAACTCTGAATTTGTGAGGTTTAAGtgctacacatttacacaattacAATAAATTGATAGAATCTGCAGTTATAAAAGCCAAACTGCACCCTTATTAACCAATATCCATCCCATTTACAGCAGAGCTGAATGACCTCAGTTCATAGTTTAACATCAGAATAAAGCTCAGTAAAATGTTATTGAAGTTTGATAAAGGAAAGAGTGTGcaatatgtatgtgacaaagtACCTCAGGTGTGTAAACGTAAGCTGCCTGGAAACCTCCAGCAATAAACGCCCTCGCAATAAAGATGAGCACTGTTAAAGACGTCCTGAAaaatgcgtgcacacacacagagaatacaAAGCAGAACTCTTTTACAGAACGGCTTTGAGCTGTTGGCACagttatacatatatgtgtaattagaataaacattaaaaatcattttaaaatcatttaaaaatggtcAGCTttagaaatctaaaaacattgTAACTTGCTATACTAAAACTAAAATCTTAACTGCTAACATTTCAGTCCAAACCATAAGAATGTGAGAATAAGCTGTCAATGATCCCACTATTGGGTGTCACCCTGAAGAAGATGGGTTCCTTtggaatctggttcctctcaagcttctctcatcatcatcatctcaggcagttttattaaaatctatATCTTGCAAAGCTGCTATGTAACAATgctaaaagtatataaaatgtaactgaattaggaaaaaaaaatttaaacccTCAGACAGAGGCCACATCTCTTTCACTAGTCATGACACGTTTTGATGCCTTGAATGCATTAATTGTAAATAGCATTTGAGAAACTTTGACCGTCAtccaactttttaaaaaatcctaTATCCTACAAACACAGTtagcatttacattaacatataCAGCCAAAACATTCAAAATTATAATTCACAATATAAGGATCAGCTGAGTAGGAAGAacagaaagataaaaagaaataaaaaattaatcttATCTACCTGCCCACACAGGCATAGAGTGGCACGATGCAGAGTGAAAAGACGAAGAAACACAGCGCCATGGTCTTTCTCCTCCCCAGCCTATCGATCGCCCACAGAGTCACCAGAAGACCTGAGAGATGTTAACAATGAATGAATCTCCTTCAGTGCTATGTGCACATGACAGTAATATGAGGTTGTGATTTGCTTTTACAGCTGGAGATACTGGTACAGAAAATTTATCTGAATCTTGATATTTATCTGACCAACAAGAATAGTGAATTCCAGAGTGAAATGGTATAAGCCACGAGACTGACTGTATATAATATTGGAATGGATTATTGCCTCTATGATGAGAATctttaagaaagaaatgattACAGGGCCATAAATTCCAGCGGTATTTTCCCAAATTTACCTGGAAATTCTGAAAGCGTTGTCCACAGCAGGTCTTTGTAATCATCTGTGTTTAGGTACTTGCACTCCAAATTACAGCTTGGCTCTGTTTTACTGCCGTTAGTCCCTAggggtgtgggtgggggggtgtttgaattaatttaaaaacttttattttgcttgATCTGGATTGTTAAGAGCTGAAGAACAATCCTCAACAATGTGTATGAACATTTATGAACGCGGGACTCACGTCCACATGCACCTCCCTCCTGGAAAAGCTCTGTGGTAAGCAGCACAAGGCCATAGTAGGAGAATGCATTAGAGAACCTGAAACAAAGAACAGTTTAAGCTGAAACATTACAACTACATATTCAAATCTACAAACCAAACAATTCTATTGTCAGTGGGGTGTACAATTTTCAGTCAATAACAGGAATTTTCAGCTTTCTGTACTCTAATTACAGTTGTGTTACAATGTGTGTAATGCGTCTCACACCAAATGAACCAGAGAAGAACTGTAGTCCAACGGAAATGAGGCAAGAAGAGATCTTTAATCTTCCCTCTTTCCTCCTGATgaggagataaagagaaaaactCACAAACATCTGCCATACAAAGGGTAAGGACATGTAAATAACTggcataaacaaaaaaaaaagataaaatattctCATGAGAGCAGACTTACTTTTAAACCAAATTTCAGAATAGAATACAACAACAGTATAGAATTAGTAGATCATGGTGGAAGCATAGTATTAATTGTGACAGAccaatgtataatataataaattagaaTAATTATGACACAGAAttatagaaatgaaaataattgaataGAATAGAGTCACTTTTTTGCTACCTGCCGTGCCACTATGAGTTTGCCCAGTGGCATGGGGACTTTGTTCTCTTTAGCGATGCGTTTGAGCGTGTTCAGAGCTTTCTCCTGGTTTCCAGACAGAACATCATAGCGAGCACTCTCAGGCAGCCactaagatcacacacacacaaaataaggtGTCTGCTTATTGCTTATTAAGGTGTCTAAATCTGATGGTGTGTGGTTTGTTTTGCGAGTCTGCAGCAGAACATACAAAGCAGAGGATGGCAAAGATGAAGAGTGGGATTGTGGACAGAGCGAGTAGCCAACGCCATCCCAGTGTCGGCATGACCAAGATCGCCAGCAGCACCTCAAATACTGTGCCCAGAGCCCAgaacacctaaacacacattcacacatatacAGGTAAACACTACAAAAAAGATCCACCAGCCTGAGCCATCAATATTTAAGACATCAATTAATAGTAATTGCTATGTATTAGGTGTATTCctgttttatcatttaaatttataaaactAGATTATAGTTTTCatataagatttttttctgcTAATAAATTTGAATGGGACATAAAATATACAGTGGgggaaataattatttgaacTCTAAGGTCAGACTGGCTTGGCCACTTCAGGATCTTAATGTTCTCGTTTGTTTCCTTGTCATGCTGGAAGACCAATCTTCAGTGTTCTGGCTGAGACCAGGTTCTTATCCAAGATTCTATGGTACATGGCCCCGTTCATAAGTCCCTGAA includes these proteins:
- the svopa gene encoding synaptic vesicle 2-related protein isoform X2, producing the protein MVEDAVEAIGFGQFQWKLSVLTGLSWMADAMEMMILSILAPQLHCEWRLPNWEVALLTSVVFIGMMISSSLWGNISDKYGRKTGLKMSVLWTLFYGILSAFAPIYGWILFLRALVGFGIGGAPQSVTLYAEFLPMRSRATCILLIEVFWALGTVFEVLLAILVMPTLGWRWLLALSTIPLFIFAILCFWLPESARYDVLSGNQEKALNTLKRIAKENKVPMPLGKLIVARQEERGKIKDLFLPHFRWTTVLLWFIWFSNAFSYYGLVLLTTELFQEGGACGRTNGSKTEPSCNLECKYLNTDDYKDLLWTTLSEFPGLLVTLWAIDRLGRRKTMALCFFVFSLCIVPLYACVGRTSLTVLIFIARAFIAGGFQAAYVYTPEVYPTATRALGLGTSSGMARVGALITPFVAQVMLEWSVYLTLSVYCCCCLLAAVASCALPIETTGRGLQESSHREWGQEMKGRDYIPRSNSSSTSQTMKEEDRG
- the svopa gene encoding synaptic vesicle 2-related protein isoform X1, with the translated sequence MDDDLFQLRQLPVVKFRRTGDSTYSEYECGTRDQMVQVESVNTDTGSVALSDGAPVPQEFANPTDDTFMVEDAVEAIGFGQFQWKLSVLTGLSWMADAMEMMILSILAPQLHCEWRLPNWEVALLTSVVFIGMMISSSLWGNISDKYGRKTGLKMSVLWTLFYGILSAFAPIYGWILFLRALVGFGIGGAPQSVTLYAEFLPMRSRATCILLIEVFWALGTVFEVLLAILVMPTLGWRWLLALSTIPLFIFAILCFWLPESARYDVLSGNQEKALNTLKRIAKENKVPMPLGKLIVARQEERGKIKDLFLPHFRWTTVLLWFIWFSNAFSYYGLVLLTTELFQEGGACGRTNGSKTEPSCNLECKYLNTDDYKDLLWTTLSEFPGLLVTLWAIDRLGRRKTMALCFFVFSLCIVPLYACVGRTSLTVLIFIARAFIAGGFQAAYVYTPEVYPTATRALGLGTSSGMARVGALITPFVAQVMLEWSVYLTLSVYCCCCLLAAVASCALPIETTGRGLQESSHREWGQEMKGRDYIPRSNSSSTSQTMKEEDRG